The genomic DNA CGCGCCGACGCTCGGTTTTATCGGCTATGGCGTCGTCCAGTATCTCACCCGCCCGGAAATCTACGACGTCAGCACGGATACGGTGACGCCGCCGCCGTGGCTCAAGGTGCCGCAGGCGGAAGAGAGCTGGCTGAAGCGCAAGGCGGCGGTAACGCCTCAGGACCGTGAAGCGCAGATCCTCGCCTATCCGGCTCTGACCGGCCGGCGCTACGATGGCGCACTCGACCGCGTCTATCAGGGGGTGCGCAACGTCATCGAACAGAGCCGCGTCGGCATCACCGAAGAACTTGGTGTCGAGAACGCCCGCGCCGATCTGGAGGATCTGGCAGTACGGCCGAATGCGGGCGCGGATACGAACGCCGAACCGGAAAATGTACCCGTTCCGGCGGCGCGCCCGGAGATGGCTCTCGAAGGCGCGATTGCAGGGCGCCGCGCCAGCGATGTCGTGCTGCAGGGCGAGTGGCGCACGCTGATCGCGGGTTTTCGTTTCGATGTATTGATCCGGCTGCGCGAAGAGGCGGAGACCACCTTCGTCGACCTGCGCGTCGCCTCGCGTTACGGGCCTCATGATCTCGGCATGGGCGCCGCCTTCGCCGATCAATTCCTGCGGGCGCTCGATGCCGAGCTGTTGGGCATTGCCGGCGACTGATCGGCGGAGTGCCCGCCAGAAAACGTCATTCGTCTACGAGGGCTTTGCGACCACCCAAGTCGGCTGTCGGCTCGCCCGCTGGCCGTAGCCAGCCGCGATAACGCACGATCAGGCTGGTCGACGGGCTTGCGACCTCCACGTGGAAATGAAACAGGCCGTCACGATCCTCCTCGAACGTCCGGCCACCCGGCGCAAGCAGTAAAGGAAGCGGAAGGCCAAGAAAGGACCAGGCGCGAACCGAGAGATGCAGGCGGTTTTCGGCGGGCTCAAGCGCGCACAGGACACGGAACGGTCCGAAATCTTCCGCGAGCAGTGGTTCGTTCCGCCTCTCGGCCTTCCGTTGCGAGCTGCGCAGGACTTTCCCACCGAAGCGTCGGGTCCAGACTTCCCGACCATTGCTGCATGCGAAGTGGATTTCAACAGGGACGTCAGCGCCTGCACCGGGAAAGCCGAGCATGGAGGCGACGAGCCGAGCCCCTATCGAGCTGCCGCGCTCGATGACCGCACGTCCGCGAAAGGTGGCATGCCCCTCTGACAGGTGGTGCAGGGCGCGGATCGACGCGGGCAGGTGGTTCCATTGCCGGCCGAGGATCTGGCGGTAAAGGCTCTGTTTTTGGACCATGTCTTCCATCGTCATGCGATGAAGCGCCCACGCTCCTCAGGCGTCGGCACCATGCAGCTCTGGCGGCGGCCGGCGATGCGGTAGCGGTTTCTCGCCACGAGATCATAGAGCGGATCGCGAAGGGCAGCGGGCAGGATCCGGCAGATGTTGGCGAGCGACCACGGCAGACCCAGCCGCGCAAGCGTGCGGATCGATCCGTCGGATTTGATGCGGGCGATGCCGTCCTCGATCAGCATGTTGCTCTCAAAATGGAAGGTATCGAGCCCGTAGTGCCGGTAGAGCGCCTGGCCAAGCGGCGACTGTGCTGTCAAATAGCGATATTGCGCCCGTCGGTCGTGGCGAAGCAGAAAGCGCACCCAGCCGGAACAAAAGATGCATTCGCCGTCGAAGACGATCACCGGCTTGTCGTCGGCAAAGGCGGGCACCGAAGCATCATTGCGATAGCTGTAGGCCTCGCGCCGCATGATCAGCCCGCTCCGCCGGGCGCCAGCCGGTAGGCGCCGAGAAGCGAGGGCGGGCCATCGGTTTCGATCCGTCCCTGTTCGATCAGGTCTTCGAGATGGGCGAGCACCGAAAGTGCCGCCGCCCCATGCAGCCGCACGTCGGTGGACGCATAGATGACCTTGACCATGTCAGGGATATGGCTGTCGCCGGCGCGGATGCGTTCGAGCACGGCACGCTCGCGCATCTTGCGGTGGGCGCGCAGGCCGCGAAGGAAGGAGGCAGGCTCGATCACAGGTCCGCCATGGCCGGGCAGGTAGAGATGCTCGTCGCGGGAAAGCAGCTTTTCGAGCGAGGCCATGTAATCGGCCATGGCGCCATCGGGCGGCGCGACGATCGTCGTCGCCCAGGCCATGACGTGGTCGGCGGAAAAGAGAATGCCGGTGCCATCGAGCGCGAAGGCCATGTGGTTGGCCGTATGGCCGGGCGTGGCAAGCCCCGTCAGGCTCCAGCCGTCGCCCTCGATGCGCCCGCCGTCGGCAAGCCCGAGATCGGGGACGAACTCCATGTCGGAACTCTCGGCGAAAGGATTGCTCTCGCCCGCATGCAAGGGACGGGCGGAGCGATGCGGGCCTTCGCCGACGATCACCGCACCTGTGGCAGCCTTCAGCCGGCGCGCCAGCGGCGAGTGGTCGCGATGCGTGTGGCTGACGGCGATATGGGTGACCTCACGGCCGGCGAGCGCCGCCATCAGCGCCTGGAAATGCGCCTCGTCATCGGGGCCGGGATCGATGACGGCAACGGAACGTCTTCCGACGATATAGCTGTTGGTTCCGTGAAAGGTGAAAGGGCCGGGATTGTTGACCGTGATGCGCTGCACATCGTCCGCAACCATCACGGCCTCGCCATGGGCCGGCTTGAAATCGAGATCGAAGTCCGGGCCCTGCATGCGTCTCTTCCTGGATTTCACTTGTATTCGATCTCGATGAACGACATCGGCTCTTTGCCGGCATTGACGACGTTGTGCGCCATGCCCGCCTCACGGCGGTAGGCGGCACCCTTGGCGATATCGACCCGCCGGCTGCCCGCCTCTTCCTCGAGCAGGAACTGGCAGTCGGTCATCGGCACCACCACATAGCCGAGCCCGTGCACATGGTGACCGGTGTCGGCGCCGGGCTCGAAATCCCAACGGGTGATCCTGACGACCGTGTCGTCGACGAGTACGGTTGGAACGGCAGGGGGGCGGGCGCGAAACTGGCTCATGAAATTCTCCATCTGCCGGGACAATAGGAGGTGCGGTCAGCGAAGGGAAGGGTACATCCGGTACCCACGGCGAGCGCCCTTCGGCGTCGTCGCCAACAAATCCGCCGAAAATTCAACTTAGTGCCAACTTAGTGATTGTGACGGGCGGCGAGCTTTGATAATCAGGCGCTCGATTTGGCGGACGTATTGTCCCGTCAATCCGTTGGGGCGTCGCCAAGCGGTAAGGCACCGGTTTTTGGTACCGGCATTCCCAGGTTCGAATCCTGGCGCCCCAGCCACATTTTTCCAGGCAGTTGATCCATTGGGCGGGCGATCGCGCGCGCCGGATTTGCATGCACTCTTGTCAAGTCATCTTGCAACTGACACGCTAGTTTCGTTGATTCCAACATGTGTGAGGGAGAAGATGGCTCACAAATTCGAAATCTACAAAGACAAGGCTGGCGAGTTCCGTGTTCGCTTCAAGTACAACAGCGAAGTGATGTTCTCGACCGAGGGCTACAAGACCAAGGCCAGCGCGCAGAACGCCATCGACTCGATCAAGAAGAACGGTCCCGACGCGCCCGTCGAGGACAACAGCGCCGGCTGAGTTCGACGCAATCCCCTAGAAAAAACCCGCCGATTTTCACCGGCGGGTTTTTTGTTTGTTGGTTTAGCCTGCGGTTGCCGCCGGCTTGGTCTGGGCCGGGGCGCCGAGGAACTCTTCGCACCAGCTCGGGCCTTCGGCACGCTTGCGGTCGCCGGCAATGTGGATCGAGCGGATGACGTAGTCGGACGAGACGGTCAGTTGCACCGCGCAGCTCAGATACTCGGTGCGCGCCGAGGAAATGCGCTTGCCGCGCTTGCCGTCCTTGGTGGTTTCGTACTGCGCCGGGATCTTGCGGGTCTTGTAGCCGCCCTTCCAGCTATAGACCGTGGAGCTGCCGCTTTCGACGTCGGAGATCGGCGGACCGTACTGGGCGAAGAAGCCGCCGGCCGGCTGGCCGAGCCAACGGGCTTCGACTGCGTTCCTGGAAATCCCCGTCCCGGTCGTCGTGCAGCCGGCGAGCACGAGCGCGAGGCCCGCCACCGTCATCATGCGGAAGTTCATGTTTCTGCCCCTTTGGCTCTCGTTCTGAAATCGGCATGGCACGGAAGCCCGTATCCCCTGGCTTTCCGCGCTTTCCGTTGAGCCTCTAGCGCCAAAAGAGACGAAAGGAAATGCACGCAGCGGTTCCGGTTCCAGGAAATTATGAAGCGTTGCAGAAAGTCCCTATCACGCGCATCTCCGGGGCGCCGTTGGTGCTGACCAGGGCCATTTTGCGCCTACGTTTTCCACCGTCACGATTTTTTTGGAAAAGGCGCAATGTTTTTCGAGATAGGCGCTTGTGAAATCAAAATGCCTGTTCTATAGAGGCGCCGCTGGTCACGGAGTGTAGCGCAGTCTGGTAGCGCACCACGTTCGGGACGTGGGGGTCGGAGGTTCGAATCCTCTCACTCCGACCAGCTTGATTTTAAACGCTTTTTCCCGAATCTTGCGAAGCGTTTTTGGCCTCAAAATTGGCGGACCTGACAGAAACTCTGACAGAAACCCTCGTTTCGGTCAGAGCGAATATCCTCGTCGCGCCGCCGGAATCGAACCAGTCTACCCGCTGTCGCGGTGCGTGTGCCATCACACTCCAGGCGCAAACCACGAAGTGATGCCGACCGCTATGCCGACATCACTGCATGAAGGCAGGGGATAGCGCCCCCGCCAAAAGGATATCCTCACGATGCCGTAGGCGGCCGCGAGGAGAAAGAGCCGGCGGAAATGCTTGCAACGGCTCCGCGCTTCCAGGAGATTACGTCGATGAGCGACGAGCTAGACCGGCTGATGTGGGAGATCAACGACGCCTTCGATGAGTTTCATCGCGGCATCAGCGACGGCCTGCGCATCAACTGGATGCCAACTGGACCTGGCTTCCGACTCAGAGACCTCGAACGGTACGAAGCCTTCCTTGAAAGTTCCCCAGCAGAGCAGGCCGAGTTTTTGAAAACTGTCCACTCCGACGAGTTGAAGTTCTGGCATGAGTTGCAGAGCGCTCGGGCGGCGTATCTGGCAGACCAACCGACATGACGGATATCGTCAACGACGAAGAGCGCCAGAACAGAGCCAAGGCCGCCCGTGAGCGATTCGAACGGGCGACGTCGGATATGGCGTCCGAGGGACGCTTCGCAGATGCCGAGGGGATGAGCGAGATCGAAATGATGGAATATGCGACGCGGCTTCAGCAGGAGGCCCGGAAGTAAGATGGCGGCCCGTGAGGGTCGTCAAACCGCCGATCTACATCGACGGGTAACCCCGGTTCCCGGTAGTGCGCGACTACCGAGGCCATCATACACGAGCCGCCTCTGGCCGCGCCCTCAGGCGCAATGACGTTAGGGCCGAAGCCCGCCGCGACCGCAGCCGCATCGTGATGGCAAGAGGGATTCGAACCGACTACCTGCCGCACATATGACCGTCTGCCGCCTGCAGGTCGGGATCGGGTCGTGCGGTCGCTCTACCATTGAGCTACTGCCATCACGGACATGATCGTGCCGGAAATCAGTGCATCGGAAAAGCGCCGGCGGAATATAATCAGCACGGGAAGCCGAAGACGGTAAAAGTCGGAGCCGATGGGGAACCCGAGGAAGTCACCGAACATATCGACAGCGTGCTTTTCCAGCTCGACGGCTACAAGGCGCTCAATCCGGAACGGAAAGCGCTGGCCCCGATCCTCGAGAAGCTGTCGGCCGATCTGCGTAAAGTCGGGCATGTCACCGATAGCACGGTGCAGCAGATGTCTCCCTTGGACCGCACGGCGCTTTCGAGGGAGCTCAGGCGCATTCTGACGTCTATGCAGAGCGTTCACGACGCGCTCGCTCACGAGCTGAGGTTCCTGAACCAGATCAACGTCAACCGCTTCCGCCAATGAGCAGCCGACGCACGCTCCCCCGTCGAGTTCGAATTCGAGGGCAAGGAAGGGACGATCTCGATCCGAGGCTACAAGGAGTTCAACGGCATGCCGATTCCCGAGGAGTTGCGCACGTCCTATCTGCCCTCGATCGATGTTCTGGAGCCGCGTCGGAATTAGTCGCGTGTGCTATAGGCCGCTTTCACCCAGATCGTTCCTGCGAGTTCAAGCCAGTGGAACCCTCGATCATCGGGATACGGTAGCCTCGAAGCCATGTTCGCGATGAACACACGGTAATCGGCGACCGTGACTCGGAACTCACTTGTGCTGCCGATCTCGCGGTCGTTGAACGAATGAATCGCGTTGCGGCGGGACTGGATGATGCCGATCAATTTCCGCTCGGCATCCGGGAATATCTTCCGACGCTCAATCAGTTGCCTGATCTTCTCCATCGCCAGCTCGTCAGGCGGATAGTGCTGGCCCTTCTTGGCACCTTTTTTCCGTAGCGCGTCGATCGCGGCGAGGTCCTCGGCGGAGTTGTTGTAGTCGTTGATGTAGACACCGAAAAACAGCCTCAGCGAACTCTCCATGATACTGCCGAGATTGGCCCATGCCAGGATCAGGTCGCCATCTGAAAGCGTAGGCGGTTCAATCCAGCGGTGAAGAGACCGAGCGAGCGAAGGCGTCCAGTCAAGCCTCGCGGATGCCAGCAGCGTAGCGCCGTCCGATGGAGCCCAACCGTGGGCTTTGCTCCAGAAGCCCGCAAGACCAGCCTGGATAGTAACGATGTCGGCGACATGGGATTCGTACGTCATTAGCCCTTCACTGTGTTGAACGGCGTCGGCCGCCAAGGATACGCTTTGAAGGGGTTGTGGATCGTCTTACCCGGAACCTGCGGCACGCGGGTGTCTTCGTACTGCGAGAGATCGGCAGTCGTGTCCTCGAGAATACGGGCTTTTTTCAGCTTACCGCGAAGTCCCGTGTTCAGAATGCGGTAGCTGTCGGGGTTGAACGGCTTTGCCAACTTCGAGTTCGGACCCTTGAGCTTGTTTTTCTTGCGCTTCGGCATCGGTCACTTCCTCACAGGGAACTGCTGATACATGGGCTCGACAGCTGAGACGACCGGAAGATCAGGATTTCGGGCGCACGTCGCGCGAACCTCTCCAAGGATGACGTCCATCTTCATTGTCGAGAAATCGCGATATCC from Ensifer adhaerens includes the following:
- a CDS encoding cupin domain-containing protein, producing MSQFRARPPAVPTVLVDDTVVRITRWDFEPGADTGHHVHGLGYVVVPMTDCQFLLEEEAGSRRVDIAKGAAYRREAGMAHNVVNAGKEPMSFIEIEYK
- a CDS encoding thiol-disulfide oxidoreductase DCC family protein, translated to MRREAYSYRNDASVPAFADDKPVIVFDGECIFCSGWVRFLLRHDRRAQYRYLTAQSPLGQALYRHYGLDTFHFESNMLIEDGIARIKSDGSIRTLARLGLPWSLANICRILPAALRDPLYDLVARNRYRIAGRRQSCMVPTPEERGRFIA
- a CDS encoding DUF1499 domain-containing protein, with the translated sequence MMVRYERPYSFAAHWARRFARVSFLLFALSLLAHRFGPLTTPHFLALVGLAGAFALLGVLFAVVGLARLWQVAAIGGLASAAALVYAAPTLGFIGYGVVQYLTRPEIYDVSTDTVTPPPWLKVPQAEESWLKRKAAVTPQDREAQILAYPALTGRRYDGALDRVYQGVRNVIEQSRVGITEELGVENARADLEDLAVRPNAGADTNAEPENVPVPAARPEMALEGAIAGRRASDVVLQGEWRTLIAGFRFDVLIRLREEAETTFVDLRVASRYGPHDLGMGAAFADQFLRALDAELLGIAGD
- a CDS encoding DUF4166 domain-containing protein, giving the protein MTMEDMVQKQSLYRQILGRQWNHLPASIRALHHLSEGHATFRGRAVIERGSSIGARLVASMLGFPGAGADVPVEIHFACSNGREVWTRRFGGKVLRSSQRKAERRNEPLLAEDFGPFRVLCALEPAENRLHLSVRAWSFLGLPLPLLLAPGGRTFEEDRDGLFHFHVEVASPSTSLIVRYRGWLRPAGEPTADLGGRKALVDE
- a CDS encoding YegP family protein, with product MAHKFEIYKDKAGEFRVRFKYNSEVMFSTEGYKTKASAQNAIDSIKKNGPDAPVEDNSAG
- a CDS encoding MBL fold metallo-hydrolase gives rise to the protein MQGPDFDLDFKPAHGEAVMVADDVQRITVNNPGPFTFHGTNSYIVGRRSVAVIDPGPDDEAHFQALMAALAGREVTHIAVSHTHRDHSPLARRLKAATGAVIVGEGPHRSARPLHAGESNPFAESSDMEFVPDLGLADGGRIEGDGWSLTGLATPGHTANHMAFALDGTGILFSADHVMAWATTIVAPPDGAMADYMASLEKLLSRDEHLYLPGHGGPVIEPASFLRGLRAHRKMRERAVLERIRAGDSHIPDMVKVIYASTDVRLHGAAALSVLAHLEDLIEQGRIETDGPPSLLGAYRLAPGGAG